A genomic segment from Triticum dicoccoides isolate Atlit2015 ecotype Zavitan chromosome 1A, WEW_v2.0, whole genome shotgun sequence encodes:
- the LOC119277658 gene encoding serine/threonine-protein kinase AGC1-7-like codes for MMEDDGMDFSPQKNSNDFDRDSFEDDEFIEIQSATSKAPAHSQGPPDRKPKPKNKPAKIEKPSPANLHHVSTMSPGLPHSQTSETIATSANNSETVVGNGSLESSRSTRSNSLESSISSASASASSANVKRHTGGDSRWEAIQQATAQETALNLGHFRLLKRLGYGDIGSVYLVELRGTSAFFAMKVMDKASLISRNKMARAQTEREILVLLDHPFLPTLYTHFETDKFHCLVMEYCSGGNLHSLRQKQPAKHFTEQAARFYTAEILLAMEYLHMLGVVYRDLKPENVLVREDGHIMLSDFDLSLRCSVSPTLVKSSSVHHTSGNVGAGAGGIGSAGEGGEGLGPNQGCIQPSSFFPRILPRRSRKASKSEVNLNAAAAVEFNAEPSDARSMSFVGTHEYLAPEIIRGEGHGSAVDWWTLGIFLYELLHGTTPFKGAGNRATLCNVIEQPLRFPSDFGGPAGGASAVARDLIRGLLVKEPQKRIAFTRGATEIKQHPFFEGVNWALVRSMAPPSVPEPVDYRQYAAATGKEKNAAESATAKSSTGEAQGDFEYF; via the exons ATGATGGAAGAcgacggcatggatttcagccctcAGAAAAACAGTAATGATTTCGACCGCGACAGCTTCGAAGACGATGAATTCATCGAAATTCAATCTGCAACCTCGAAAGCACCTGCTCACTCGCAAGGCCCTCCTGATAGGAAACCAAAGCCCAAGAACAAGCCAGCTAAGATCGAGAAACCTAGCCCGGCCAATCTGCACCACGTCTCTACAATGAGCCCGGGGCTGCCCCACTCCCAAACATCCGAAACAATCGCAACGAGCGCGAACAATTCCGAAACCGTCGTCGGCAATGGTAGCTTGGAGAGCAGCCGTAGCACCCGGAGCAACAGCCTAGAGAGCAGCATCagctcggcgtcggcgtcggcgtcgtcggcGAACGTGAAGCGGCACACTGGCGGGGACAGCCGGTGGGAGGCGATCCAGCAGGCGACGGCCCAGGAGACGGCTCTCAACCTTGGCCACTTCCGGCTGCTGAAGCGGCTGGGCTACGGCGACATCGGCAGCGTGTACCTGGTGGAGCTCCGCGGCACGTCGGCCTTCTTCGCGATGAAGGTGATGGACAAGGCGTCGCTCATCAGCCGGAATAAGATGGCCCGCGCGCAGACGGAGCGCGAGATCCTCGTCCTCCTCGACCACCCCTTCCTCCCCACGCTCTACACCCACTTCGAGACCGACAAGTTCCACTGTCTCGTCATGGAGTACTGCAGCGGCGGCAACCTCCACTCCCTCCGCCAGAAGCAGCCGGCCAAGCATTTCACCGAGCAGGCCGCCAG GTTTTACACCGCCGAGATACTGCTTGCCATGGAGTACTTGCACATGCTGGGGGTCGTTTACAGAGACTTGAAGCCAGAGAACGTGCTGGTCAGGGAGGACGGCCACATCATGCTGTCGGACTTCGACTTGTCGCTGCGGTGCTCCGTCAGCCCCACGCTCGTCAAGTCGTCTTCGGTACACCACACCAGCGGGAACGTCGGCGCCGGCGCAGGCGGCATTGGCtcggccggcgagggcggcgaagGATTGGGTCCCAACCAGGGTTGCATCCAGCCGTCGTCCTTCTTCCCGCGCATCCTGCCGCGCCGCAGCCGGAAGGCGTCCAAGAGCGAGGTGAACCTCAACGCGGCGGCCGCGGTGGAGTTCAACGCGGAGCCGTCGGACGCGCGCTCCATGTCGTTCGTGGGCACGCACGAGTACCTTGCGCCGGAGATCATCCGCGGCGAGGGCCACGGCAGCGCCGTGGACTGGTGGACGCTGGGAATCTTCCTCTACGAGCTGCTGCACGGCACCACGCCCTTCAAGGGCGCCGGCAACCGCGCCACGCTCTGCAACGTCATCGAGCAGCCGCTGCGGTTCCCCTCCGACTTCGGGGGCCCCGCCGGCGGCGCAAGTGCCGTCGCACGGGACCTCATCCGCGGGCTGCTCGTCAAGGAGCCACAGAAGCGAATTGCGTTCACGAGGGGCGCCACGGAGATCAAGCAGCACCCGTTCTTCGAGGGCGTCAACTGGGCGCTGGTGAGGAGTATGGCGCCTCCGTCGGTGCCGGAGCCAGTGGACTACCGGCAGTACGCAGCTGCCACCGGCAAGGAGAAGAATGCAGCAGAGAGCGCAACCGCCAAGTCGAGCACCGGCGAAGCTCAAGGCGATTTCGAGTATTTCTAG